The Alcaligenes aquatilis genome contains the following window.
AACACCTTTACAGGCTTGATGATGTCATCGGCCGAGAACAGCATGCGACCCAGCACAGAACGCAGAGACTGATCGTCGTCGCCCGCCTGACGGAACTGGCTGATCCAGTCAAACACATTGTCTTCGGTGTCGAATTCGTCCGATACGTCCTGAGCCATGTAGCCGATATCGGCGTTTTCGGACCAGACGACCGAACCGCTGTCGGGAGCCAGATCACCAGCCAGCAAACGCAGCAAGGTCGTCTTACCCACACCGTTCGCCCCCACAATCGCAATTTTCTCGCCCGCATCAATCATGGCCGAGAAGTTCTTGATAACGGGATGATCGTAGGATTTGCTCAGCCCTTCGATGGTGACGGCCAGACGATGCAGGACTTTTTTCTGTTCAAAGCGAATAAACGGATTCTGACGCGAAGAAGGTTTGACTTCGATAGTGTCTGCTTTCAAGCGACCAATCTGCTTCAGACGCGACGTCGCCTGACGGGACTTGGACTTGTTGGCGGCAAAACGGCGCACAAAGTCCTGCAGCTCGCCAATGCGCTCTTTGGCCTTGGAGTTGGCCGCCAACACGCGTTCGCGCGACTGCACGGAAGCCAGCATGTAATCGTCGTAATTGCCGGGGTAGACACGCAGTTCGCCGTAGTCCAGGTCGGCCATGTGGGTGCAAACCTGGTTCAGGAAGTGACGATCGTGACTGATGATGATCATGGTGCTCTGGTAACTGTTGAGCACATCTTCCAACCAACGAATGGTATTGATATCCAGGTTGTTGGTCGGCTCGTCCAGCAGCAGGACATCAGGATTGGAGAACAGGGCCTGTGCCAGCAGCACACGCAGCTTCCAGCCCGGAGCAATTTCGCTCATGGGCAACTGGTGCTGTTCGACCGGAATTTCCAGACCCATCAGCAGTTCACCGGCACGGCTCTCGGCGGTGTAGCCGTCGTACTCGGCAAAACGCGCCTCCAGCTCGGCGGCCTTCATGTAGTCTTCTTCCGTGGCCTCTGGATTATCGTAGATGGCATCACGCTCTTGCATGGTGCTCCACATTTCGGTGTGGCCCATCAACACCACATCCAGCACACGTTTGTCTTCGTAAGCAAACTGGTCCTGACGCAGCTTGCCCAGGCGCACGCCCGGGTCCAGCGATACATTACCCCCGCTTGGCTCCAGGTCGCCGCCAATGATTTTCATGAAGGTAGACTTGCCCGACCCGTTGGCACCAATCAGGCCATAGCGGTTGCCTCCGCCCAGTTTGACACTGACGTTTTCAAATAAAGGCTTGGCACCAAACTGGATCGTTAAATTAGCGGTGGAGATCACGTAAACGTACTTTGAAAAAGGTTGAGTTCAACCCAGTAGTGTATCAAGCAGGCGCGAAATCCGTTAGTGTTCGTGCTCATCCAGGACCAGATAAGCCATGCCATCCTCGGTGGCCAGGCCCACTTCCTTGCCAACAGGCAGGCTGACTTTGACCTCCACATGCCCATACGGCAAGCCCGTTACGACTGGAACCTTGACGGTTTCACGCAACCAGCGCACCACCGAATCCATATCGAAACCATTATCCGAAGCGCCCGTTTTGTAGGCCGTGAAACGGCCCAACACCACCGCCATTTGGCGATTCAGAACGCCAGCATGCCAAAGTTGCGTCAACATGCGCTCGACCCGATACGGGGCTTCGCCCACGTCTTCCAGAAACAAGATGCCGCCGTCAATATTGGGAAAATAAGGTGTGCCCAGCAAAGAGCAGACCAGGGCCAGATTGCCGCCCCACAAAATGCCATGGCCATCGACAGCATCCGAATCCTCGGACTCAAAGCTGAACAACTCCAACTCGCCACGCATCAACTCGCCAAACAGCTCGGTGGTCAGCTCATCGGTTTCATCGCCGCCGAAATCGGCAATCGCCGTGGGGCCGGTGTAGCTGATGGCCCCTGTTTGCGCCAGCAAGGCCAGATTGAAGGCCGTGAAATCCGACATGCCCACAAAACGCTTGCCGCTATCGGCCACCGCGCGCCAGTCGATCTGGCCCAGAATGCGGCTTAAACCGTAGCCGCCGCGTGTCGCCATCACAATGGGCTGGGGCTGCTGCAAGGCCCGCTGCACAGCGGCCAGGCGCTGGGCGTCCGTACCGGCAAAGCGTTCGTGCACTTCCAGAGCGTCCGGGTCTATGTCCACGGCAAAG
Protein-coding sequences here:
- a CDS encoding ABC-F family ATPase, with protein sequence MISTANLTIQFGAKPLFENVSVKLGGGNRYGLIGANGSGKSTFMKIIGGDLEPSGGNVSLDPGVRLGKLRQDQFAYEDKRVLDVVLMGHTEMWSTMQERDAIYDNPEATEEDYMKAAELEARFAEYDGYTAESRAGELLMGLEIPVEQHQLPMSEIAPGWKLRVLLAQALFSNPDVLLLDEPTNNLDINTIRWLEDVLNSYQSTMIIISHDRHFLNQVCTHMADLDYGELRVYPGNYDDYMLASVQSRERVLAANSKAKERIGELQDFVRRFAANKSKSRQATSRLKQIGRLKADTIEVKPSSRQNPFIRFEQKKVLHRLAVTIEGLSKSYDHPVIKNFSAMIDAGEKIAIVGANGVGKTTLLRLLAGDLAPDSGSVVWSENADIGYMAQDVSDEFDTEDNVFDWISQFRQAGDDDQSLRSVLGRMLFSADDIIKPVKVLSGGEKNRMTFSRLMLGRHNVMLLDEPTNHLDMESIESLQMALEKFEGTLIFVSHDREFVSGVATRIIEVMPEGRLVDYRGGYEDYLASREQD
- a CDS encoding LD-carboxypeptidase, which encodes MSSPEHDHHHHHHEHGQCHCGQQDSSGIYLFSPSGQILEPKRLELASQRLNQLGFAVDIDPDALEVHERFAGTDAQRLAAVQRALQQPQPIVMATRGGYGLSRILGQIDWRAVADSGKRFVGMSDFTAFNLALLAQTGAISYTGPTAIADFGGDETDELTTELFGELMRGELELFSFESEDSDAVDGHGILWGGNLALVCSLLGTPYFPNIDGGILFLEDVGEAPYRVERMLTQLWHAGVLNRQMAVVLGRFTAYKTGASDNGFDMDSVVRWLRETVKVPVVTGLPYGHVEVKVSLPVGKEVGLATEDGMAYLVLDEHEH